gcacgggtaaagaaaCACTAGTAACTTATAAAACTAcccaacttctctcttctctatctcacAAGGTGTAAGTGCCGGTTAGTCTTCTCCACGTGTTTAAATGGGCTGATGTGACACTCACATGTGCATGTACCACCATATAAGTGTTCATCGAAGACATGCCTTTAGCTTAGGTTCAAGCAATAACCAAATTCAAACTCTTTTCAAAAATCATAGATAAATATGTGCAATTTTGCTCTAGCAACAAACTAAACTTAAATATTATCATATTTATAAGGACAAAAACACAATTAACTCCAgaagtaaataaataaacaagaGTAAACTAGTTATATGCAATTAATGTCATTTTATTTCTTACCACTTTTCAATAATCATTATCGTCGCTCTTGGCACTACCACCATCATTGCTACCACCTCCACCCTGCAATAGTGTCACCACCACCTATACCGTCACGTCCACCACCCCACCACAACCAAACATAGCACCCCACATcgtccaccgccaccactgtCATCTCTACcacccaccaccgccaccgtccaccaccaccaccgtcatcgtTACGATATGCATGTGATGGATGAGTTTGAGCATTCACACATTGTATATGCCAACCGTATTGACTATGCCTATTATGTTCATGGTCACTTATtaacattaatattttttatgttgaTGTTAGCCATATCAAAAGTAAAAGATAAGTAAGTATTATAAATCATAATTAGTTTAAATACAATTTTATTACATTTGTttcaaatataataaatttctaAATATCTCAACAAACTTTAACCGCGCATGAGATACACTAGTAATCTAGTATTATGAAAGCTTAATAAAACGTACCAAACGAGGAcataggcccagtttggaagagcttatttgagcttatctgacagcataaactcttatgtcagtgtttgggagagcttatgcaaacagcttatggtctgccataagctattttcagcttattttcataagctactcaggatagcttatgaaaaacagcttatgcttatacacaacttatttttaatttatttcaataaatttttaaaaatagtttatgaataagcgcttatgtcataagcgcttatgaccataagctcttaattaagctgtttatccaaacggggccatAATCTGTTTTGAAACACCAACATCCACAAGCAGCCAATTCCTTTTGCCAACAAGTattgacaaaaataaaataaaatattaaattgggAATAAGGTTAGGATAAGCAGGCAGGCAGGGTTGTTGGTGAAGCGGAACGGATAATCTCATCTTATCTCAATTCTTCATTCTCAGGTGAGCAGTGAATCATGACGAAGAAGGGGAAGAAGCAATTACTGTCTTCAGCGCCGTGGAGGGGTGATGACACGGAAGATTTCCAAGATGCAAAACTCAAACTCACGAGCCAGCCCGGTGACACTGCAACCATGCACGTCCCTCGCACCAACCCCAACCTTCATCACCAGCACGACGATTCCATTGAGATTGATCCTCAGCTACGCTACAGCTTCCAGCGCAATTTTCAGGTTTTCTTTTTTCCCGTCTTTCCTTTATCAATGTTTTATGTCACTCTTACTCTTAGCCTTAGGGTTCCCAATTGAAGGTAAATTAGTTTGGGATTGTGTGTTAGCAGCCTCAAACCCTATTATTATCTGTGTGTTCTATTTAGGAATTTAGCTGGCGAGATAGTAGAAAATCATCATCAATAATCCATTAGGATGAAAGTAGTCAGAAAATCTTGTGTTGCTGGAAGCATTTCTCAAATCTACCTGTCATTTCTTTCTTGCTTGTACAATTAATGCAGCTTCCTTTCTTATTCTCTGAGTTTTGAATGTAATATATATTTCTATTTTATAATGCAGTTTCTTCAACGAGTCTTTAGTATTGACACTGTTGTCAAACCTCTACCTCCTGCCATGGGACAGAATGTCTCTCGCAACTTGAACTTCTTCACGCGCATTTTCACGCAATTCTATGGTATGTTAGATTCAGTGCATTTTTTTCCACAACTGAGGATTGAATTGAATGTAATATAGAGCCTATCTGTTCTATTATTGTTAAAGATCACTGTCAATTATTCTTTCTAGATCAATCATAAATTCCCAATTATATTTCCACTTTAAGTGCATTCCCTCTTTTGAGTCTAAAGGTCAGGACTTTATGCTTCGCAAATATTCTTCTATGGTGATAAGATGGTGAAGATGACCTAGTGTTTAGGTATTACTAGTGAAATAAAATGGAACTGAGTAGGATGGAATGGAAcatgatgaaatgaaataaaattagtGTACTGTTGTATGATAGAATGGAGGGAAGTttccatttgttgtttgggaACGGAAtggtaaaattataaatataagttGGTTTCATCCCATAACTAAAAATTTAGAGATAGAGAGTTAGGTAGTGAATGGGATGGGATAAAATAGACTTCATCATTTTCATTCCATAACACCATATTTTACACAATGACAACTATTTTCATTCTATTGTACTTCTCTTCATTCCATCTATTTTCATTAAACCAACTATAGCTTTAATTTGAATGCATTCTCCAACAGCTATTTGGTGCTAACCTTTATATATGCATAGCAGTCTCTCTCAACCTTTATACTCTATCTTTGATTGCACATCTTCCAAATTGACTAGCTGAGTTTTTCGTTGTCATACATTTGAAACCATATTAGTTTTGTATGGTAGTCAAAATTACATTTGATGATTCTGCACTCTTCATTGGATTAATATACTTACTATGGTTATTTTGGAAACCTAGTATATGTTATTTCTTGATGTTTCCTTCCCCTTTAAGTACAACAACTACACACCATATTCTGAGTCTGAGATATTGCCTTTTTTTATTAATGCGCTCTATGTCATCATGCTAACTGTAGATACATTTGATTATTCTGCGCTCTTCATTGGATTAATATACTTAGTACTTACTATGGTTATTTTGGAAACCTAGTATTTGTTATTTCTCGATGTTTCCTTCCGCTTTAAGTACAACAACTACACACCATATTCTGAGTCTGAGATATTGCCTTTTTTTATTAATGCGCTCTATGTCATCATGCTAACTGTAGATACATTTGATTATTCTGCGCTCTTCATT
This portion of the Lotus japonicus ecotype B-129 chromosome 3, LjGifu_v1.2 genome encodes:
- the LOC130748013 gene encoding uncharacterized protein LOC130748013 yields the protein MTKKGKKQLLSSAPWRGDDTEDFQDAKLKLTSQPGDTATMHVPRTNPNLHHQHDDSIEIDPQLRYSFQRNFQFLQRVFSIDTVVKPLPPAMGQNVSRNLNFFTRIFTQFYDPEGLANARKSLGIGQEDKVRKVR